In Miscanthus floridulus cultivar M001 chromosome 19, ASM1932011v1, whole genome shotgun sequence, the DNA window GTGGGACGAGGATGctagcgaaggcacctccaatcatccCACCAAatagaagaacaagaagcaacgatGCGAGGGCTCTATCGTGGCCACCACTGACCGtaggggtggtcggaagcccgtggagggcacaccaaaccactttgaaaaactactcgaggggccatgctcaaaccatgccttccccgtcaagTATCTGTACAAGGACTACACCCTCATGAAGGGGTTCTTGTCCAGagcctccaacaaaggggagcatgggaaggactcCAACCCTACCACGgatgacgccaaggggaaggacgacggctttccaacactggatggctgcctcatgatcttcggaggatcggaggcttacgactccaagcgccactAGAAGATCACGCACTGCGAGGTCTATGCGACCGAACCAGCCACGCcggccttcctccggtggtcagagtctgccataacctttgattagaCCGATCATCTGGACAGCATCCCGTAGCCAGGGAGatacccgctcgtggtcgacccaaCCATCGACACAAAgaggctcaccaaagtactaatggatggaggcagtggcctcaacatcatgtacgtcgAAACACTTGACGCTATGGGCGTTGACCGAGCGTGCATCTGGCTAACCGGAGTACCCTTTCATGGCATCGTGCTTGGGAAGTAGGCCATGCCgcttgggcagatcaatctgcacGTCACCTTTGGGGGTCCATCCAACTACAGGACGGAGACTCTTGCTTTTGAAGTGGTGGGGTTCCACGGaacttaccacgccatcctagggcgaccatgctacgtgaagtttatggctgtccccaactacacttacCTCAAGCTAAAAATGTCGGGCTTAGGCAGGGTCATCACTGTCGGCATATCCTTTcagcgcgcctacgagtgcgaagtcgagtgcTGCGATCACGCCGCAGCGATCGTAGCCTTCGGAGAGATCGCGAACATCAGAAaagaggtcaccaaagaagcacccgaccccaaaaGGTCGACCGGGGCCTTCGAGCCAGTGAAAGGCTCtaaggaagtcctcatagacctCGGGAGCACTGAGGGAAAAATTGTGCGCATTGGTACCACtatttcctccgaataggaaagcgcgctcgtcggcttcctccgcaccaacaaagacatcttcgcatggaaaccctcagacatgccaggcattccgagggaagtcaccgagcatgccttaaagatccgcctaggctccaagccagtgaaacaacgcctgcgtcgcttcaaCGAGGGGAAACGcgggaccatcggcgaggagatcacaaagcttttggtggccggattcatcaaggaagtgtaccactcaaagtggttagccaatcccgttcttgtacaaaagaagagtgggaaatggaggatgtgtgttgactatatgggtctcaacaaagcatgcccaaaggatctgtttcctttgc includes these proteins:
- the LOC136525705 gene encoding uncharacterized protein: MPLGQINLHVTFGGPSNYRTETLAFEVVGFHGTYHAILGRPCYVKFMAVPNYTYLKLKMSGLGRVITVGISFQRAYECEVECCDHAAAIVAFGEIANIRKEVTKEAPDPKRSTGAFEPVKGSKEVLIDLGSTEGKIVRIGTTISSE